From a single Nostoc sp. MS1 genomic region:
- a CDS encoding nitrilase-related carbon-nitrogen hydrolase: protein MANPDYLNSFRALALQVTCHAVNHASDRQEAGLMMQNTINRLAQQIAASIAFIGVDCRLIVLPEYFLTGFPMGEPLPVWAEKACLEINGAEYEALGKIAQKHQIFLAGNAYELDPNFPNLYFQTCFVIDPSGTVVLRYRRLNSLFAPTPGDVWDKYLDCYGLEGVFPVAKTAIGNLAALASEEILYPEVARCLAMRGAEIFLHSTSEIYSKNLTPKDAAKISRAVENMAYVVSANTAGITNIPIPISSADGGSKIIDHRGIVLAETTTGESMAAFAEIDLAALRRDRTRPGLNNLLSRQRFELYAQSYSQAQFYPANTMLNKEVDRKHFIQTQQATIERLTQLGII, encoded by the coding sequence ATGGCAAACCCTGATTATCTCAATTCATTTCGCGCTTTGGCGTTGCAAGTTACTTGTCATGCAGTCAATCATGCAAGCGATCGCCAAGAGGCTGGGTTGATGATGCAAAATACAATTAACCGCTTGGCACAACAAATTGCTGCGAGTATTGCTTTTATTGGGGTTGACTGTCGCTTAATTGTGCTGCCAGAGTATTTTCTGACTGGCTTTCCGATGGGGGAACCTTTGCCAGTTTGGGCTGAGAAAGCTTGTTTGGAAATTAACGGTGCTGAGTATGAGGCTTTGGGTAAAATTGCCCAGAAGCATCAAATTTTTTTAGCTGGGAATGCTTATGAACTCGACCCTAATTTTCCTAATTTGTACTTTCAAACTTGCTTTGTAATTGACCCTTCTGGCACAGTTGTTTTACGATATCGGCGGTTAAATTCTTTGTTTGCGCCTACACCTGGGGATGTTTGGGATAAATATCTTGATTGTTATGGATTGGAGGGGGTTTTTCCTGTAGCTAAAACTGCCATTGGCAACTTAGCAGCTTTGGCATCAGAAGAAATTTTATACCCAGAAGTGGCGCGATGTTTGGCAATGCGAGGGGCAGAAATCTTTCTACATTCGACATCAGAAATTTATAGTAAAAACCTCACCCCCAAAGATGCGGCCAAAATTAGTCGCGCAGTAGAAAATATGGCATACGTGGTTTCTGCTAATACCGCCGGAATCACTAATATTCCTATTCCTATTTCCTCGGCTGATGGCGGTTCTAAAATCATTGACCATCGGGGAATCGTTTTAGCAGAAACAACTACAGGCGAAAGTATGGCAGCCTTTGCCGAAATAGACCTAGCTGCATTAAGACGCGATCGCACTAGACCAGGGTTAAATAATTTACTCTCCCGCCAAAGATTTGAACTCTACGCCCAAAGCTACAGTCAGGCACAATTTTACCCAGCAAATACTATGCTGAATAAAGAAGTAGATCGCAAACACTTTATACAAACACAACAAGCAACTATTGAACGCCTAACGCAGTTAGGGATTATTTGA